The following are encoded together in the Populus trichocarpa isolate Nisqually-1 chromosome 5, P.trichocarpa_v4.1, whole genome shotgun sequence genome:
- the LOC18098490 gene encoding FACT complex subunit SPT16, with product MADQRNGSGQPSNAARNVYAIDVEKFKTRLKAFYSNWNENKADLWGSSDVVAIATPPPSEDLRYLKSSALNIWLLGYEFPETVMVFMKKQIHFLCSQKKASLLEVVKKPAREVVGVDVVMHVKAKTDNGTGLMEAIFRAIRSQSGADGQVAPVVGHIVREAPEGNLLETWSEKLKGAGFELADVTNGLSDLFAVKDADELINVKKAAFLTFSVMNNIVVPKLENVIDEEKNITHSALMDEAEKAILDPTRAKAKLKADNVDICYPPIFQSGGEFDLRPSAASNDEPLYYDSASVIIIAVGSRYNSYCSNVARTLMIDATPLQSKAYAVLLKAQEAAIGALKPGNKLSAAYQAALSVVEKEAPELVPNLSKSAGTGMGLEFRESGLNLNAKNDRAVKAKMVLNVSLGFQNLQNQTDNPKIRNFSLLLADTVIVGDQNPDVVTSKSSKAVKDVAYSFNEGEEEEQKPKARAEVNGGENLMSKTTLRSDNGEISKEELRRQHQAELARQKNEETARRLAGGGSANGDSRAASKTSADLVAYKNVNDIPPARDLMIQIDQKNEAVLLPIYGSMVPFHVSTIRTVSSQQDTNRTCYIRIIFNVPGTAFNPHDSNSLKHQGAIYLKEVSFRSKDPRHISEVVQLIKTLRRHVMARESERAERATLVMQEKLQLAGNRFKPIRLTDLWIRPVFGGRGRKLPGSLEAHVNGFRYSTSRAEERVDIMFANIKHAFFQPAEKEMITLLHFHLHNHIMVGNKKTKDVQFYVEVMDVVQTLGGGKRSAYDPDEIEEEQRERERKNKINMDFQSFVNRVNDLWAQPQFSGLDLEFDQPLRELGFHGVPHKVTSFIVPTSSCLVELVETPFLVVTLSEIEIVNLERVGLGQKNFDMTIVFKDFKRDVLRIDSIPSTALDGIKEWLDTTDIKYYESRLNLNWRQILKTITDDPQSFIDDGGWEFLNLEASDSDSDNSEDSDQGYIPSDAEPDSETEEEDSDSESLVESEDDEEDDSEEDSEEEKGKTWEELEREASNADREKGDDSDSEQERNRRKAKAFGKSRAPSRPAPRMPKRPKFR from the exons ATGGCTGATCAGAGGAATGGAAGTGGGCAGCCTTCAAATGCAGCAAGAAATGTATATGCTATTGATGTGGAGAAGTTTAAAACACGGCTCAAGGCATTTTATTCGAATTGGAATGAGAACAAGGCTGATTTATGGGGGTCTTCTGATGTTGTTGCTATAGCAACACCTCCGCCTTCTGAGGACTTGCGGTATCTGAAATCATCAGCTTTGAATATTTGGTTGCTTGGGTATGAGTTTCCAGAGACGGTAATGGTTTTTATGAAGAAGCAGATTCATTTCTTGTGTAGCCAGAAGAAGGCTTCTTTGCTTGAAGTTGTCAAAAAACCTGCTAGGGAAGTTGTGGGTGTTGATGTTGTGATGCATGTGAAGGCGAAGACGGACAATGGGACTGGTCTGATGGAAGCAATATTCCGTGCTATTCGTTCTCAATCAGGTGCTGATGGACAAGTTGCACCTGTTGTTGGACACATTGTGAGAGAGGCTCCTGAAGGAAATCTTTTGGAAACCTGGTCTGAGAAATTGAAGGGTGCAGGTTTTGAGCTTGCTGATGTAACTAATGGGTTGTCTGATTTGTTTGCTGTTAAGGATGCTGATGAGCTCATTAATGTGAAGAAAGCCGCTTTTTTGACTTTTAGTGTAATGAACAATATTGTGGTGCCGAAGCTTGAGAATGTTATTGATGAGGAGAAAAATATCACCCATTCTGCTTTGATGGATGAAGCAGAGAAGGCCATTTTAGACCCCACTAGAGCTAAGGCAAAGTTGAAGGCAGATAATGTTGATATATGCTACCCTCCCATATTTCAGAGTGGAGGGGAGTTTGATCTCAGGCCTAGTGCTGCAAGCAATGATGAGCCCCTGTATTATGATTCTGCCAGTGTAATTATAATTGCGGTGGGATCTCGATACAACAGTTACTGCTCCAATGTTGCCAGGACTTTAATGATAGATGCCACTCCTTTGCAGAGCAAGGCTTATGCTGTTCTTCTCAAGGCACAAGAAGCTGCTATCGGAGCACTGAAGCCCGGGAACAAACTCAGTGCTGCTTATCAAGCTGCCCTGTCAGTGGTTGAGAAGGAGGCTCCTGAATTGGTTCCAAATCTGAGCAAATCAGCTGGGACAGGCATGGGTCTTGAGTTTCGCGAGTCAGGACTGAATCTTAATGCCAAGAATGATCGAGCAGTGAAAGCTAAAATGGTTCTCAATGTGTCCCTTGGTTTTCAGAACTTGCAAAATCAGACTGATAATCCCAAGATTCGGAATTTCTCACTGTTGCTTGCAGATACTGTTATTGTCG GTGATCAAAATCCAGATGTGGTGACTTCCAAGAGCTCAAAAGCTGTTAAGGATGTGGCTTACTCATTTAATGAAGGTGaggaagaagaacaaaaacCTAAAGCTAGAGCTGAGGTGAATGGCGGGGAAAACTTGATGTCTAAGACAACATTGAGGTCAGATAACGGGGAGATCTCAAAGGAGGAGCTTCGGAGGCAGCACCAAGCAGAACTTGCCCGGCAGAAGAATGAAGAAACTGCCCGGCGACTTGCTGGTGGAGGAAGTGCTAATGGAGACAGTCGTGCTGCTTCAAAGACTTCAGCTGATTTGGTGGCATACAAGAATGTCAATGATATTCCTCCTGCTAGAGATCTAATGATTCAGATAGACCAGAAGAATGAGGCTGTGCTTTTGCCTATTTATGGGAGTATGGTGCCTTTCCATGTTTCCACAATCAGGACAGTTTCCAGCCAGCAGGATACCAACCGGACCTGTTACATTCGAATCATTTTTAATGTTCCTGGGACGGCTTTTAATCCACATGACTCCAACTCATTGAAGCACCAAGGAGCTATTTATCTGAAGGAGGTTTCTTTTCGTTCAAAGGATCCTAGGCATATAAGTGAAGTGGTACAGCTGATCAAGACACTTAGACGGCATGTTATGGCCAGGGAGTCAGAGAGGGCTGAGAGGGCAACCTTGGTTATGCAGGAGAAACTACAGCTTGCAGGGAATAGATTCAAGCCAATAAGGTTGACTGACCTTTGGATTCGTCCTGTTTTTGGTGGCCGTGGAAGAAAGTTGCCTGGTTCTCTTGAAGCCCATGTTAATGGGTTCCGATATTCTACAAGCAGAGCCGAGGAGCGTGTGGATATTATGTTTGCAAACATCAAACATGCATTTTTCCAGCCTGCAGAGAAGGAGATGATTACTCTCCTGCACTTCCATCTTCACAACCACATTATGGTGGGAAACAAGAAGACCAAGGATGTGCAGTTTTATGTTGAGGTGATGGATGTGGTCCAGACTTTGGGAGGTGGAAAAAGGTCTGCCTATGACCCagatgagattgaagaagaGCAGCGggaaagagagaggaagaataAGATCAATATGGATTTTCAGAGCTTTGTAAATCGGGTGAATGACCTTTGGGCCCAGCCCCAATTTAGTGGACTTGACCTTGAGTTTGATCAGCCTTTGAGAGAGCTTGGCTTCCATGGAGTGCCCCACAAGGTTACATCTTTCATCGTCCCCACTTCAAGCTGCCTGGTTGAGTTAGTTGAGACTCCTTTCCTTGTTGTCACCCTTAGTGAGATTGAGATTGTCAATTTGGAGAGAGTTGGGCTTGGACAGAAAAACTTTGACATGACCATTGTCTTCAAGGACTTCAAGCGTGATGTCCTCAGGATTGACTCTATTCCATCAACGGCACTTGATGGCATCAAAGAATGGCTTGACACAACAGACATCAAGTATTATGAGAGCAGGCTGAATCTTAACTGGCGACAGATACTGAAGACAATCACTGATGACCCACAGAGCTTCATTGATGACGGGGGGTGGGAATTTTTGAATTTGGAAGCTAGCGATTCAGATTCTGACAACTCAGAGGATTCAGACCAGGGTTACATACCATCAGATGCAGAACCTGACTCTGAGACGGAGGAGGAAGACTCTGATAGTGAATCACTTGTGGAGTCTGAGGACGATGAAGAGGATGATTCTGAGGAAGACTCTGAGGAAGAAAAGGGTAAGACATGGGAGGAGCTGGAGAGGGAAGCAAGCAATGCAGACAGGGAAAAGGGTGATGATTCAGACAGTGAGCAGGAGAGGAACAGAAGGAAAGCAAAGGCTTTTGGGAAGTCTCGAGCCCCTTCCAGACCCGCTCCTAGAATGCCCAAGCGCCCCAAGTTCCGATAG